Sequence from the Saccharopolyspora pogona genome:
GCCCGCGTCGCCCGCGTCGGCACCGGCCGCCGCACCCGTCGTCCCGCTGCCGACGCAGCTGGTCGAGCACCGGCACTCGGTCGAACAACCCGAGTCGGTCGTCCAACGGCGGGCGCCGGAACCCGGCGAGACCCCCGGACACGACTGGTCAAGGCCTTTCGCCCTGCCTGCGCCCTCCGGCGCGCCCAGCTGCGGCGGAACCGGCGACGGGCCGCAGCACAACAACGCGCCGGTCGGCTGCTACCCGGCAGAACCGGATCGCAGCCCCGCTCTCGCCGGGGCACCGGCCCGCGCCCGCGCCGGCACGCTGATCAGCGTGCCCGAACCGCAGCCGGGCACCACCCCCGACTAGATCCCTGCGCGGCGCGCCGACGACCGATCTCGTTGCCGGCGAAAGGAAATCCGCCGCGCGCAACCCAGATCGCAGTTCCCGAAGGCCCACCGTCACTCGATGATCAAGTTCCGATGACGGTGTGGCGCCCACAGTTCATTTTCCTCCCCCGACTGGGGAAGCCTCGTGAAGGAGAAAGTCCATGCAGACTTGGGCGAAGCGCGGCGTGCAGGCCGCATTGGTCACCGGTGGAATGCTGGCCGTCGGCACGGGAGTCGCGTCCGCCGCCGGGTCCTGCCCGGAGCGTCCGGCCCCGCCGCTGGGGGAGTCGGCGCTGCCCCCCGTACTCGACGAGCTCGGAGACGATGAGGTGCCCGCCGATCGGTGCTTCGCGGGCGAGCTGTTCGCCGAGAACTCCGGCACGCGGTACAACGCCCCGCTGGTGGAATCGCGGGCCAGCCACTCGGTCACCGCGCTGACGGGCACCCTGGACCCGGTGCGCGACCTGCTGCCGGCCGTCGAGAACGAGCTGACCCAGGAGATGCCGGCGCTGCGCGACCTGCACTGGCACGCCCCGTCACGGAACATTCCGCTGCACCTGGCGGGCTGGGTCGCCGACCCGGCCGACGCCCGTCCGCTGGAAACCGTGCCGGGCCTGTCGCCGTTCGGCGGGGACCGCCCGGTCACCCCCGCCGAGGGCTTCCACCGCTCGCTGAGCTGGGCCGGTCCCATCGGTGAGGTGATCCAAGGAGGTGCCAACACCCTCGGCGAGGGTGCATTTCGAACGGGTGCGCTCCTGGATGTCCCTGCAGACCTCGTGATCCCGCACGATGACCTGGTCTACTTCGACGGCTTCACCCCTCCGGCGGGCAGCATCGTCGAGCTCTGGGGAGACGTGCTCGCGCACGGCCCGGGCGGCCTGGTGACGCCGGAGCAGGTGGACCTCACCTCCGCGGAACTGCCCGGGCTGCGCAGTGACCTGCACACCGTGCCGGGTGAGATCTTGGCCGGCGCGCTGACCGCGGTCGCCGCCGAGCCGACGCCGCGCGCGGACCTGATGCCGCTGGAGGTGCCGGGCGAGCACCAGCTGAAGGCCAACGAGGTTCCGGACCTCGTCGGCCTCCCCCTGCTCAGCGTGTCCAAGACGCCGGGCACCGTGGAGCGCAGCGAGTCCCCCGCCGTGACGGCGCCGCTGCCGGTGGTGGGCGACCTCAACGCGTTCGGCGGCGGCCAGGCCTCGGTGCCGCAGGTCAGCCGGATCACCTCCGCGCTGGACGGCACCGCGCCGCGGACCGGTGGCGTGGCGCTGCCGGTGCTCGGCGGCGGTGTCCCGGACATCACGGCCGTGCAGGGCGCGACGCTGCCGACGCCGGGCTTGAACCGGCAGGGCGCGCTGCGCACCCTGGAGAACGCGGACACGGTGGTCTTCAACCGCATCTGACCCGAAAGCCGAAAACCGGGGCGAGCACCAAGCTCGCCCCGGTTTTTTCATGCCCATGGCCCGAACGAAGAACCCGTGAGCGTTTTTGGGCGCCAGAACACCGAAAAGCACTCACGGGCCTGGTCTGTCTTTATGGGACCGGGGCGGTGAGCGGGGCTTCGGAGGCCGGATCGTCGTTGACGGGCTTGATCGGCGTTCGGCGGGAGCGCCACCAGCGCACCGCGTTGTAGAGCAGGAACGCCAGTCCGAAGTAGACGTAGGAGTTGCCGATCAGCTGCTCGAAGAAGTTCCAGCGCAGCTCCAGACCGTGGCCCTGGGGCATCTTCCAGTGCGGGCCCATCATGAAGAACCCGGCCGTCAACGTGGTCGCCAGCAGCAGCGCCCAGTCGCGCTTGGCCTGCGCCGCGCCGATCAGCAGCACCAGCCCCGGGATCGCCCAAACCCAGTGGTGCGACCAGGAGATCGGCGACACCAGCAGCCCGAGGATGCCGTTGATCGTCACCGCCATCGGCAGGTCCCGCTGCCGGATCGCGTGCACCATCCCCAGCACCGCGAGCACCAGCACGATCGCCGCGAGCAGGGCGAAGACGATGGTCAGGCTCGGCGCCGACATCTTGCTCAGCAACGACCGCAGCGACTGGTTGCCCGCGTACGTCGACGCGTCGCCGGTGAACTTCGGGCCGAACGACACGTTGCTGCTGGCCAGCATCTCGTGCAGCCAGAACCGGCGGGCGTTGTCGAAGGTCAGGGCGAACCCCAGCAGCACGGTGCCCAGGAAGGTCAGCAGCGAGGCCACGATCGTGCGGACGTCCCGGCGCAGCAGTGGCAGCAGCAGGAACACCAGCGGCGTGAGCTTGATGCCGGCGGCCAGGCCGATCAGCAGGCCGCGCGGGTACGGCAGCTTCTTCGCGCCGTCCGTCCGCCACAGGAGGTCCACCGCGACCAGCGCCATCAGCACGATGTTGATCTGGGCGTAGGTGATCGTCTCCAGCACCGGTTCGCTGATCGTGGCCAGCGGCAGCACCGCGGCCGTCACCAGCAGCACCTTCTCCCGGTGCGCGCGCAGGAAGGTCGAGGCGCTGAGCACGACGTACAGCGTGACGATGAGCGCGGCGTGGCTGACCAGCATGATCACCGCGGTCGAGGCGGCCTTCGGGATCAGCGCCAGCGGCGCGAACACGATCGCCGCGAACGGCGGGTAGATGAACGGCAGCAGCAGCCCGGACTCGGTGGCCGGGAGGTTGTTGTAGAGATCGCGTCCGCCGAGCAGCGCTTTCGCGCCGAGCCGGTAGACCTCACCGTCGATGTGGTCGTGCGTGTTGACGGTGGAGACCACCATCACCGCGATCAGCTCCGCGACTGCGATCACGACCAGCAGTGATCGCTGGTCACGCAACCGCTCCTGCAGCGGTAGTCGACCCGCGGTCCCGTGCACGGGCATGCACCATCCTCTCGCCTGCGGCACCTCGACCAGCGTAGATATTCGATCGGGTGAAGTGGGCGCCGCGGGGCGATTTTGAGTCCCGGGCCAACGGGCGATGTTTCACCTGCCCGATTCATCAAGCCTCGGCCCGAGGTGACCTGAGGGGGAACGCACCGCGAACAGCTGACTCACCGTTATGTGCGGAGCGTGAATACCATCAATACGGGTAGTCGCCGAGGCCTTGAATTTCGCCCTGCCCGAAGGGGAGGCTCAAAGGACTGCTCCGTTCGGTGGGGAGGAGGGGGCCGAATGAGTGTCCTCGAAGTGGCCGTACCAGGTCAGCTGGCGCCAGTCTGGGACGAACTCATCAGCGGGCTCACGGTCGGCGTGCTGCTGACCGACGAACGCGGCCAGGTGCTGGCCACCAACGACGTCGCCGCAGAACTGATGCAGCTGGCCAAGTCCGATCTGCTCACCGGCACCAGGCCCGCCGGCTGGCAGGTGCGCGACGACACCGGTGCACCGATGCCGGACTGGGCAGAGCTGGCCGGGCAGGTGCTGCGGGCCGGCTCGCCGCTGTCTATCCCGATGGTGATCGCCCGCAGCGGCCAACCGCTGAGCCGCATCTGGGCGGATTACCACGCGGTGCGGGTGCAGGGCCGCAGCCGGGTGCTGATGCTGCTGCAGTCGGTGCACACCGACGTCTCGCACAGCCGCGGCCTGCTCGACCCGCTGACCGGGCTGCCGGGCCGCGTGCTCCTGCTGGACCGGCTGGAGCAGTCGCTGGTCCGCGCCCGCAGTCGCGGCACGCTGTCCACGCTGGTGCTGATCGACGTGCAGGGCCTGGCGACCTTCAACGCCGAGCACGGCTTCGACCGCGGCGACGAGCTGCTGACCACGCTGGCCGGCCGGCTCCGGGAAGGGCTCAGCGACGAGCACACCGTCGCCCGCTACGGCGGCGACGAGTTCGCGGTGGTCGCGGAGCACTCGAACGGCACCGGCGAGGAGATCGCCGAGCAGGCGCGGGAAGTTGCGGGCTGGCCGGTGCGCATCGGCCGCAAGCGCGTTCGCCCCGGGTTGCGGGTGTCGTGGGTGACCACCGACGGCCAAGCCTCGGTGCACTCGGTCCTGGCCCGGGCCGAGCAGCAGCTCCAACATTGAGAGCCTGTTGGTGAATGGTCTGGGTCGGTGGTCGCTTAGCGGAACCTGAGAGGTTCCCTGGACTGCGGGTGCCCCTCCTGGTGTATGTCCCGGTGTATGTCCAATACGCGGCGGCGGGGCCGTCCTCGCCAGGAAACCACTCAGAACCCGCCGATGGTCGTCTTGGCAAGGTGAATGCAAGCGGCTACGCCGCTTCCAAAGGCGCGGACGGCATTCGCCGACAGGCTCTGAGGAAGGAGGCACCGCGTGGGGCCCGAGCAGACCCCGAGGAAGGAAAAAAGGGCACCCGCGCCGAAGCGGGTGCCTTTTCTTCGTTGGAATTCCAGGCTCGTTTTGTTTGGCGGTGCGGGTGGCGGCGGTGCAAGTTGCGAGGGTGGGCAAAGCGGCTTCGCCGCTTGCGACAACTCCGGCGAACACCTCGTCATGTGTCGCGGTGCGCGCAACGTGCGAGTTTCCGGACTGCCGTTCGTGCCGTTCGGGGTTGCCGGTCTTGCGACAACCCCGAACAGCCGATCAGCGCTCCAGTTTGCCCGCGATGAAGTCTTCGACCGCTTGGTACGCGGCGGAGTCGGAGTACTGCTCCGGCGGCGACTTCATGAAGTACGACGACGCCGACAGGATCGGCCCGCCGATGCCCCGGTCCTTGGCGATCTTGGCGGCCCGGATGGCGTCGATGATGATCCCCGCCGAGTTCGGCGAGTCCCACACCTCCAGCTTGTACTCCAGGTTCAGCGGCACGTCGCCGAACGCGCGGCCCTCCAGCCGGATGTAGGCCCACTTCCGGTCGTCCAGCCACGGCACGTAGTCCGACGGCCCGATGTGCACGTTGCGCTTGCCGAGGTCGCGGTCCACCTGCGAGGTCACCGACTGCGTCTTGGAGACCTTCTTCGACTCCAGCCGCTCCAGTTCCTTCATGTTCAGGAAGTCCATGTTGCCGCCGACGTTCAGCTGCATCGTGCGGTCCAGATGCACGCCGCGGTCCTCGAACAGCTTGGCCAGCACCCGGTGCGTGATGGTCGCCCCGACCTGCGACTTGATGTCGTCGCCGACGATCGGCACGCCCGCGTCGGTGAACTTCTGCGCCCACTCCGGGTCGGAGGCGATGAACACCGGCAGCGCGTTGACGAAGGCCACCCCGGCGTCCAGCGCGCACTGCGCGTAGAACTTGTCCGCCTCCTCGGAACCCACCGGCAGGTAGGCCACCAGGACGTCGACCTCGGCGTCCTTGAGTGCCTGCACGACGTCCACCGGCTGGTCGTCGGACTGCTCGATGGTCTCCAGGTAGAAGCGGCCGAGGCCGTCGAAGGTGTGGC
This genomic interval carries:
- a CDS encoding GGDEF domain-containing protein, which produces MSVLEVAVPGQLAPVWDELISGLTVGVLLTDERGQVLATNDVAAELMQLAKSDLLTGTRPAGWQVRDDTGAPMPDWAELAGQVLRAGSPLSIPMVIARSGQPLSRIWADYHAVRVQGRSRVLMLLQSVHTDVSHSRGLLDPLTGLPGRVLLLDRLEQSLVRARSRGTLSTLVLIDVQGLATFNAEHGFDRGDELLTTLAGRLREGLSDEHTVARYGGDEFAVVAEHSNGTGEEIAEQAREVAGWPVRIGRKRVRPGLRVSWVTTDGQASVHSVLARAEQQLQH
- a CDS encoding inositol-3-phosphate synthase, coding for MGGDRRAVRVAIVGVGNCAASLVQGVHYYADADPGTRVPGLMHVNFGDYHVRDVKFVAAFDVDAKKVGRDLSEAIVASENNTIKIADVPPLGVTVQRGHTFDGLGRFYLETIEQSDDQPVDVVQALKDAEVDVLVAYLPVGSEEADKFYAQCALDAGVAFVNALPVFIASDPEWAQKFTDAGVPIVGDDIKSQVGATITHRVLAKLFEDRGVHLDRTMQLNVGGNMDFLNMKELERLESKKVSKTQSVTSQVDRDLGKRNVHIGPSDYVPWLDDRKWAYIRLEGRAFGDVPLNLEYKLEVWDSPNSAGIIIDAIRAAKIAKDRGIGGPILSASSYFMKSPPEQYSDSAAYQAVEDFIAGKLER
- a CDS encoding glycosyltransferase 87 family protein; this translates as MPVHGTAGRLPLQERLRDQRSLLVVIAVAELIAVMVVSTVNTHDHIDGEVYRLGAKALLGGRDLYNNLPATESGLLLPFIYPPFAAIVFAPLALIPKAASTAVIMLVSHAALIVTLYVVLSASTFLRAHREKVLLVTAAVLPLATISEPVLETITYAQINIVLMALVAVDLLWRTDGAKKLPYPRGLLIGLAAGIKLTPLVFLLLPLLRRDVRTIVASLLTFLGTVLLGFALTFDNARRFWLHEMLASSNVSFGPKFTGDASTYAGNQSLRSLLSKMSAPSLTIVFALLAAIVLVLAVLGMVHAIRQRDLPMAVTINGILGLLVSPISWSHHWVWAIPGLVLLIGAAQAKRDWALLLATTLTAGFFMMGPHWKMPQGHGLELRWNFFEQLIGNSYVYFGLAFLLYNAVRWWRSRRTPIKPVNDDPASEAPLTAPVP